The following proteins come from a genomic window of Lolium rigidum isolate FL_2022 chromosome 5, APGP_CSIRO_Lrig_0.1, whole genome shotgun sequence:
- the LOC124653180 gene encoding heat shock protein 90-5, chloroplastic-like — MSPALSRTLGASSVAALRPSPSRGPRRAALVPQGKSCARGVRWDAGRDRVVGARCVSAVAEKAPAEEQEAAAGEKFEYQAEVSRLMDLIVHSLYSHKEVFLRELVSNASDALDKLRFLSVTDPSMLAGGSEMEIRIKPDPEAGTITITDTGIGMTKDELKDCLGTIAQSGTSKFLKALKENKELGADNGLIGQFGVGFYSAFLVAEKIVVSTKSPKVDKQYVWEAEADSSSYVIKEETDPEKMLTRGTQITLFLREDDKYEFADPTRIQGLVKNYSQFVSFPIFTWQEKSRTVEVEEEEAKEGEEASEGEKEKKKKTITEKYWDWELANETKPIWMRNPKEVENTEYNEFYKKTFNEFLDPLAHAHFTTEGEVEFRSVLYIPGMAPLSNEEIMNPKTKNIRLYVKRVFISDDFDGELFPRYLSFVKGVVDSNDLPLNVSREILQESRIVRIMRKRLVRKTFDMIQDIAEKDDKEDYKKFWESFGKFMKLGCIEDSGNQKRLAPLLRFHSSKNETDLISLDQYVENMPESQKAIYYIATDSLQSAKTAPFLEKLVQKDIEVLYLIEPIDEVAIQNLQTYKEKKFVDISKEDLELGDEDEDKEKESKQEYTLLCDWIKQQLGDKVAKVQISKRLSSSPCVLVSGKFGWSANMERLMKAQTLGDTSSLEFMRGRRIFEINPDHPIVKDLSAACKNEPESTEAKRAVELLYETALISSGYTPESPAELGGKIYEMMTIALGGRWGRLEEAEATASETSVEFGSSEGTVTEVVEPSEVRTESDPWRD; from the exons ATGTCGCCCGCGCTGAGCAGGACCCTGGGCGCGTCCTCGGTGGCGGCGCTGCGCCCGAGCCCCTCGCGCGGGCCGCGGCGGGCCGCGCTCGTGCCGCAGGGGAAGAGCTGCGCCAGGGGAGTCAGGTGGGATGCGGGGAGGGACAGGGTGGTCGGGGCGAGGTGCGTCTCCGCCGTCGCCGAGAAGGCCCCCGCGGAGGAGCAggaggcggccgccggcgagAAGTTCGAGTACCAGGCCGAG GTTAGCCGGTTGATGGACTTGATTGTCCATAGCCTGTACAGCCACAAGGAAGTCTTCCTTCGGGAGCTCGTCAG CAATGCAAGCGATGCACTGGATAAACTGAGATTCCTCAGCGTGACCGATCCATCCATGCTGGCCGGCGGTTCTGAGATGGAAATAAGGATCAAACCTGACCCAGAAGCTGGCACGATAACTATCAC TGATACTGGTATCGGGATGACAAAGGATGAACTCAAGGACTGCCTTGGAACTATCGCGCAAAGTGGCACCTCCAAATTTTTGAAGGCTCTCAAG gagAACAAAGAGCTTGGTGCAGATAATGGGCTTATTGGTCAGTTTGGTGTTGGattttattccgcatttcttgTTGCAGAAAAG ATTGTGGTGTCCACTAAGAGTCCCAAGGTAGATAAGCAGTATGTATGGGAAGCCGAGGCTGACAGTAGCTCCTACGTTATCAAGGAGGAGACTGATCCTGAGAAAATGCTGACACGTGGAACACAGATTACTCTGTTCTTAAGA GAGGATGATAAGTATGAATTTGCTGACCCTACGAGGATTCAaggcttagttaagaactactcgCAGTTTGTGTCCTTCCCTATTTTTACATGGCAAGAGAAATCAAGAACTGTTGAG GTAGAAGAAGAGGAAGCAAAAGAAGGCGAAGAGGCATCAGAG GGTGAGaaggagaaaaagaagaaaactaTCACTGAGAAGTACTGGGACTGGGAATTGGCAAATGAAACAAAGCCAATATGG ATGAGAAATCCGAAGGAAGTAGAGAATACTGAGTACAATGAGTTCTACAAGAAGACATTCAATGAGTTCTTGGATCCTCTAGCTCATGCACACTTCACAACAGAG GGTGAGGTGGAATTTAGGAGTGTCCTCTACATTCCAGGAATGGCACCACTTAGCAACGAGGAGATAATGAACCCTAAGACCAAAAATATCCGGCTGTATGTTAAGAGAGTTTTCATTTCGGATGACTTTGATGGCGAGCTG TTCCCTAGGTACTTGAGCTTTGTAAAAGGTGTTGTTGACTCAAATGATCTCCCTCTCAATGTTTCTCGTGAGATTCTTCAAGAAAGTCGCATC GTCAGGATCATGCGTAAGAGACTTGTTAGGAAGACTTTTGACATGATTCAGGATAttgctgagaaggatgacaaggaG GACTACAAGAAATTTTGGGAGAGCTTTGGGAAGTTTATGAAACTTGGTTGCATCGAGGACTCAGGAAATCAGAAACGCCTTGCTCCTTTGCTGCGGTTTCACTCCTCCAAAAACGAGACAGATTTGATAAGTCTTGATCAGTATGTCGAGAACATGCCTGAAAGCCAAAAGGCAATCTATTATATTGCTACAGACAGTCTTCAGAGTGCAAAGACTGCTCCTTTCTTGGAAAAGCTGGTTCAGAAAGATATTGAA GTACTCTACCTTATCGAACCAATTGATGAGGTAGCTATTCAGAATTTGCAGACATACAAAGAGAAAAAGTTTGTTGATATCAGCAAAGAAGACCTAGAATTAG GTGATGAAGACGAGGATAAGGAAAAAGAAAGCAAGCAGGAATACACTCTTCTCTGTGACTGGATAAAGCAGCAGCTCGGTGACAAGGTTGCCAAGGTTCAAATTTCAAAGCGACTAAGCTCTTCGCCATGTGTTCTTGTATCTGGCAAGTTTGGTTGGTCAGCCAACATGGAAAG GCTTATGAAGGCACAAACACTTGGTGACACATCAAGCTTGGAGTTCATGAGAGGAAGAAGAATATTTGAGATAAATCCAGACCACCCTATTGTCAAGGACTTGAGT GCTGCTTGCAAGAACGAGCCAGAAAGCACCGAAGCCAAGAGGGCAGTTGAGTTGCTGTATGAGACTGCTCTGATCTCCAGTGGATATACT CCTGAGAGTCCAGCGGAGTTGGGTGGCAAGATCTATGAGATGATGACGATCGCCCTTGGCGGGAGATGGGGAAGATTGGAGGAGGCTGAAGCAACCGCCAGCGAGACCAGTGTTGAGTTTGGCTCTTCGGAAGGTACAGTGACGGAGGTTGTTGAGCCGTCTGAAGTGAGGACTGAGAGTGATCCATGGAGAGACTAG